One Catenulispora sp. MAP5-51 genomic region harbors:
- a CDS encoding flavoprotein, whose translation MTRVLYVIPCAAGPAPMVNRLVTLAQAGGWDVWLAPTPSAMDFLDVPRLEALTGHPIRARYRQPGEPGKLPTADAVIVAPATYNTINKWAAGIADTHALGLLAELTPSGIPIAVLPFVNAALAANRVFGRSVESLREEGVTVLVGDGGFVPHPAGTGGGRLETFPWELALNAVGDTPA comes from the coding sequence GTGACCCGAGTCCTCTATGTGATCCCTTGCGCGGCAGGTCCTGCACCGATGGTCAACCGGCTGGTGACGCTGGCGCAGGCCGGCGGGTGGGATGTGTGGCTGGCCCCGACCCCGAGCGCGATGGACTTCCTCGACGTGCCCAGGTTGGAAGCGCTGACAGGCCACCCGATTCGGGCCCGATACCGGCAGCCGGGAGAGCCCGGGAAGCTACCGACGGCTGACGCGGTGATCGTGGCGCCTGCGACATATAACACGATCAACAAGTGGGCGGCGGGCATCGCGGATACGCACGCCCTGGGGTTGCTGGCGGAGCTGACGCCATCCGGCATCCCGATCGCCGTGCTGCCCTTCGTCAACGCCGCCCTCGCGGCAAACCGGGTGTTCGGACGATCGGTGGAGTCCCTGAGGGAGGAGGGTGTCACGGTGCTCGTCGGCGACGGTGGGTTCGTGCCACATCCGGCAGGGACCGGTGGCGGTCGGCTGGAGACGTTCCCCTGGGAGCTGGCGTTGAATGCTGTTGGGGACACACCAGCGTAA
- a CDS encoding GNAT family N-acetyltransferase → MVELIVTDAPTPAQTATISDALDHFNLEATGINDRIPLAVLVYDPGTSQVIGGLAGRTSLGLFFIDLFFLPPELRGEGLGTEILRRAEDEARARGCRTAVLYTISFQAPDFYRKQGWTSFGEVPCDPPGTSRVFLAKELA, encoded by the coding sequence ATGGTGGAGCTGATCGTCACGGACGCTCCCACACCTGCGCAGACCGCGACGATCTCCGATGCCCTGGACCACTTCAACCTCGAGGCCACCGGCATCAACGACCGCATTCCGCTGGCCGTCCTGGTCTACGACCCCGGTACGAGCCAGGTGATCGGCGGACTGGCCGGACGTACCTCGCTCGGTCTCTTCTTCATCGACCTTTTCTTCCTGCCGCCCGAGCTACGTGGCGAAGGCCTGGGGACAGAGATCCTCCGGCGGGCCGAGGACGAGGCCCGCGCTCGCGGCTGCCGCACCGCCGTCCTTTACACGATCAGCTTCCAGGCTCCGGATTTCTACCGGAAACAGGGCTGGACGTCATTCGGCGAAGTCCCCTGCGATCCACCAGGTACGAGCCGCGTTTTCCTGGCTAAGGAACTCGCCTAG
- the mobF gene encoding MobF family relaxase, with product MMTIHKITAGDGYTYLTRQVAAGDSNPVRGKSATEYYTATGNPPGTWMGSGLQGLGLSGDVSEEQMTALFGQGQHPNATAITAAYQREHVTADMSERQLTKVSQQAQRAASLGRPFPQYQDLGPFDKRVSARLAAIQDEVGRAPTAAEEKKVRREEARRQRRAVAGFDLVFTPVSSVSRLWGLDPRPWVRQAIEQAHYAARDAALKLLEEHAAHSRTGSSGQAQIETHGLIAAVFDHADNRLGEPNLHSHVAVSSKVLGANGKWQALDARGIYRMTVAASELYNTVLENELHARLGLEFEARSDTLGKREPVREIKGFPSRVLSHFTRRRSDIEVEYQHLVAQFRATHGRDPSLPAAHELAQQATLATRKGKKPPRAWALMRDEWRDDLIATFGADALSGVSAVVPARGRHSPRPITSAKLDVPAVAARVVAQVQEHHATWTRWSVLAQAHRELRGTHFTTPAEQEKAVSAVVNAALSSWSISTEPPALVAEPAELRRSDGSSVFTQHGAERFTSQAILDAEARLVDAAGYQTAVGVDGQSIDRVLADHEQHTGDSLDPGQRALVKAFACDGRLLLAGIGPAGTGKTTAMKALTAVIGAGGTGRMVPLATSASAAGVLAAELGTGAENLHKFLWEWTKGPHAQSLAIGKVPSEMEFFALNPGDVILVDEAGMAGTLNLDRLVAIAAERGAVVRLLGDYRQLGAVESGGALRLIANESGAVELSTLYRFSNPAEAEATLKIRVGDTAGLDFYQDADRIQHGSRQSMTEQAYAGWKTDMLAGRKALMVAATNADVAELCARARADRVTAGQVEADGVRLHDGNLAGAHDLVITRDNDRRLRSGTRDFVKNGDAWKVLERHANGALTVQHLEHQGRVLLPPKYVAANVELLYATTAHRAQGSTVDACHALITEEMGRENFYVIASRARHGTTLYVATHELASLDEDEHVDAVKFDPDAYAAREILEHVVGRETAELSATEQIRATFEEAGSLCSLVPRYDHALDVATDSHYRQTVEAVLPDLASEITGDSAWHAVLRALRDADAAGWDVPELLRCTTRGRELATADSMAQVISWRLRRVIDAEPTPLPGDAEIRYRSILADLDPDLAADAALTPLPTVPTARMRTDENNAHSYERAVYEALGAARANSARRESTWAALLLALRRVDTLGLDPTEVLESVIDRRTLGSGAPVCQPLALAVHRHLDARATGAANDSRAIWHRITRALAQLELVGTEPKAALADALDHVRTRPGGATPIALAEQLQSAAHDIDGAFLPTWLRSARPITAPHWRSYLDARAELIGRRVEQLAQTAASERPAWTERFATEPADPAGREAWLSHLSTVAAYRDQYRVTDDDPDHPLGPYPESGRVGHRAYWVAATSVLALRGAGPNPDPGWGRLAADRYRTLDIEEQHRIADDLAERLGRDWLGSKREPAADADQRIYHQDLAAILVERGHLDLSKPSSGKRVPRTPSARGHAKQRLGRTGQAAPRPTTKIRQVEPPNRTSEIRSSPPPRPPQDQPQGPRPGP from the coding sequence ATGATGACCATCCACAAGATCACCGCTGGAGACGGCTATACCTACCTGACCAGGCAGGTAGCCGCTGGAGACAGCAATCCTGTGCGAGGCAAATCGGCGACGGAGTACTACACCGCTACCGGCAACCCGCCGGGGACATGGATGGGGTCCGGTCTGCAGGGTCTCGGTCTGTCCGGCGACGTCTCCGAGGAGCAGATGACCGCGTTGTTCGGGCAGGGCCAGCACCCGAACGCCACCGCCATCACGGCTGCCTATCAGCGCGAGCACGTCACGGCCGACATGTCGGAACGGCAGCTGACGAAGGTCAGCCAGCAGGCGCAGAGGGCCGCCAGCCTCGGGCGTCCCTTCCCTCAGTACCAGGACCTCGGCCCCTTCGATAAGCGGGTATCCGCCAGGTTGGCCGCGATCCAGGACGAGGTCGGCCGCGCACCCACAGCTGCGGAGGAGAAGAAGGTCCGGCGGGAGGAAGCGCGGCGCCAGCGGCGCGCCGTCGCGGGGTTCGACCTCGTGTTCACGCCGGTATCTTCCGTCTCCAGGCTGTGGGGACTCGATCCCCGCCCGTGGGTCCGGCAAGCGATCGAACAAGCTCACTACGCGGCCAGAGACGCCGCCCTGAAGCTCCTCGAAGAGCACGCCGCACACAGCCGTACCGGCTCGTCCGGACAGGCCCAGATCGAGACCCACGGGCTGATCGCCGCCGTCTTCGACCACGCGGACAACCGGCTGGGAGAGCCGAACCTCCACTCCCACGTAGCCGTCTCCAGCAAGGTCCTAGGGGCCAACGGGAAGTGGCAGGCACTCGACGCCCGCGGCATATACCGCATGACGGTGGCAGCCTCCGAGCTCTACAACACCGTGCTGGAGAACGAGCTCCACGCGCGCCTCGGGCTCGAATTCGAGGCCCGATCGGACACCTTGGGCAAGCGCGAGCCGGTACGCGAGATCAAAGGGTTCCCGTCGAGAGTGCTGTCCCACTTCACCCGCCGCCGATCCGATATCGAGGTCGAGTACCAGCATCTGGTGGCGCAGTTCAGGGCGACGCACGGACGTGATCCTTCACTGCCTGCGGCGCACGAACTCGCCCAACAGGCCACGTTGGCGACGCGCAAGGGTAAGAAGCCGCCACGAGCGTGGGCCTTGATGCGGGACGAGTGGCGCGACGACCTGATCGCGACCTTCGGGGCGGATGCTCTCTCGGGGGTGAGCGCCGTCGTCCCCGCGCGCGGAAGACACAGCCCGCGCCCAATCACGAGCGCCAAGCTGGATGTGCCGGCTGTCGCCGCCCGAGTGGTGGCCCAGGTCCAGGAGCACCACGCGACCTGGACCCGCTGGAGCGTACTCGCTCAAGCGCACCGAGAGCTGCGCGGAACGCATTTCACGACACCAGCCGAACAGGAGAAGGCAGTCTCCGCGGTCGTCAACGCGGCGCTGTCGTCATGGTCGATCTCCACCGAACCGCCGGCTCTGGTGGCCGAGCCAGCAGAGCTACGCCGCTCAGACGGATCGTCGGTGTTCACCCAACACGGCGCCGAACGGTTCACCAGCCAAGCGATTCTGGACGCCGAGGCCAGGCTGGTCGACGCCGCCGGCTACCAGACCGCGGTCGGGGTGGACGGGCAGAGTATCGACCGCGTTCTGGCCGATCATGAACAGCACACAGGCGACAGCCTCGATCCAGGACAGCGGGCGCTGGTGAAGGCATTCGCGTGCGATGGACGCCTGCTGCTGGCGGGAATCGGCCCGGCCGGCACCGGCAAGACCACCGCTATGAAGGCCCTGACCGCAGTGATCGGCGCTGGAGGAACCGGACGTATGGTGCCGCTGGCAACCTCCGCATCTGCAGCCGGGGTGCTGGCCGCCGAGCTCGGGACCGGAGCCGAGAACCTGCACAAGTTCCTCTGGGAGTGGACGAAGGGACCGCACGCCCAGTCCTTGGCCATCGGGAAGGTGCCGTCAGAGATGGAGTTCTTCGCCCTGAACCCGGGCGACGTCATCCTGGTCGACGAGGCCGGCATGGCCGGCACCTTGAACCTCGATCGGCTCGTAGCCATCGCCGCCGAACGCGGTGCAGTCGTGCGTCTGCTGGGCGACTACCGACAGCTCGGCGCCGTCGAATCCGGTGGAGCTCTGCGGCTCATCGCCAACGAGTCCGGGGCCGTGGAGCTCTCGACTCTCTACCGCTTCTCGAACCCGGCCGAAGCCGAGGCGACACTCAAAATCCGTGTCGGCGACACCGCTGGCCTCGACTTCTACCAAGACGCCGACCGGATCCAGCACGGGTCGCGGCAGAGCATGACCGAGCAGGCCTACGCCGGCTGGAAGACGGACATGCTCGCCGGGCGCAAGGCCCTCATGGTCGCGGCCACCAACGCGGATGTTGCCGAGCTGTGCGCCCGGGCACGCGCCGACCGGGTCACCGCGGGGCAGGTCGAAGCCGACGGTGTTCGACTGCACGACGGCAACCTCGCGGGGGCACATGACCTGGTCATCACCCGCGACAACGACCGCCGACTCCGCTCCGGAACCCGCGACTTCGTGAAGAACGGCGACGCCTGGAAGGTACTCGAACGCCATGCGAACGGCGCCCTCACCGTCCAGCACCTGGAGCATCAGGGGCGAGTGCTGCTCCCGCCCAAGTACGTCGCGGCCAACGTCGAACTGCTCTACGCCACCACCGCCCACCGCGCCCAGGGCTCGACAGTAGACGCCTGCCACGCCCTGATCACCGAGGAGATGGGGCGGGAGAACTTCTACGTCATCGCCTCCCGGGCCCGCCACGGCACCACCCTTTACGTCGCCACCCACGAGCTCGCGAGCCTGGATGAAGACGAGCACGTGGACGCCGTGAAGTTCGACCCGGACGCCTACGCCGCCCGCGAAATACTCGAGCACGTCGTGGGTCGCGAGACCGCCGAACTGTCGGCAACCGAGCAGATCCGAGCCACGTTCGAGGAAGCCGGATCGCTGTGCAGCCTCGTACCTCGGTACGACCACGCGCTCGACGTCGCCACCGACTCCCACTACCGGCAGACAGTCGAAGCGGTGCTACCGGACCTGGCCTCGGAGATCACCGGCGATTCCGCATGGCACGCAGTCCTCCGGGCTCTCCGCGACGCCGACGCTGCCGGGTGGGACGTCCCGGAGCTGCTCCGCTGCACAACTCGCGGCCGCGAGTTGGCCACTGCAGACTCGATGGCTCAGGTCATCTCCTGGCGTCTGCGCCGAGTCATCGATGCGGAGCCGACGCCGCTGCCCGGCGACGCCGAGATCCGCTACCGCTCCATCCTGGCCGATCTCGATCCCGACCTGGCAGCCGACGCCGCTCTGACTCCGCTGCCAACTGTCCCGACAGCCCGCATGCGCACCGACGAAAACAACGCGCATTCATACGAACGAGCCGTGTACGAGGCCCTCGGAGCAGCCCGCGCGAACTCTGCTCGCAGGGAGTCCACGTGGGCGGCGCTGCTTCTTGCCCTGCGGCGAGTCGACACTCTTGGGCTAGACCCCACCGAGGTCCTGGAAAGCGTGATCGACCGCAGAACCCTCGGATCCGGAGCTCCGGTCTGCCAACCCCTCGCCCTGGCTGTCCACCGCCACCTTGACGCGCGGGCAACCGGCGCCGCCAACGACTCACGCGCGATATGGCACCGGATCACGCGTGCCCTAGCCCAGCTCGAACTGGTCGGCACCGAGCCCAAAGCTGCCTTGGCCGACGCCCTTGACCACGTCCGAACACGCCCCGGCGGTGCCACGCCCATCGCCTTGGCCGAACAGCTGCAATCGGCTGCACACGACATCGATGGCGCGTTCCTGCCCACCTGGCTCCGCTCAGCACGACCGATTACCGCCCCGCACTGGCGGTCGTACCTCGACGCACGAGCCGAACTGATAGGCCGGCGCGTCGAACAGCTGGCGCAGACTGCCGCATCCGAACGGCCCGCGTGGACCGAACGCTTCGCCACAGAGCCCGCCGACCCGGCCGGGCGCGAAGCCTGGCTGAGCCACCTCTCGACCGTAGCCGCCTACCGCGACCAGTACCGGGTCACTGACGACGACCCCGACCACCCGCTCGGTCCGTATCCGGAAAGCGGACGAGTCGGCCATCGAGCCTACTGGGTCGCCGCCACATCCGTCCTGGCCCTACGCGGAGCCGGCCCGAACCCTGACCCGGGCTGGGGACGCCTGGCCGCCGACCGCTACCGGACCCTGGACATCGAGGAGCAGCACCGCATCGCCGACGACCTTGCCGAACGACTCGGCCGAGACTGGCTGGGCAGCAAGCGCGAGCCGGCAGCCGACGCGGATCAGCGCATCTATCACCAGGACCTCGCCGCCATCCTCGTCGAAAGAGGGCATCTCGACCTCTCTAAGCCCAGCTCCGGCAAGCGCGTTCCGAGGACGCCCAGTGCCCGTGGGCACGCCAAACAGCGCCTCGGCCGCACGGGGCAGGCAGCTCCGCGGCCTACGACCAAAATCCGTCAGGTCGAACCTCCAAATCGCACGTCGGAAATCCGATCTTCGCCCCCGCCCCGACCACCTCAGGACCAGCCACAGGGACCGCGGCCAGGACCGTGA
- a CDS encoding ArsR/SmtB family transcription factor yields MDRRHEARDVGIDLAAVARLLADGTRAAFCLALLDGRAWTATELARYAGVSASTATSHLNLLVGGGLLVEERHGRHRYLRITDRTVMELIESLAELAPRRPVRPRSLTAATGNQALLHARLCYDHLAGTVALAITDAMVERGLLDWDPEPGLTDAGAAWLADVGVPLPSSSRRPLVRACLDWTERRPHLAGAVGSALCAHALASGWVKRVGTTRALTVTSIGRQALHDHLDLPLTDL; encoded by the coding sequence ATGGACAGACGGCACGAAGCCCGGGACGTGGGCATAGACCTGGCGGCCGTGGCGCGGCTGCTGGCCGACGGGACACGGGCCGCCTTCTGTCTGGCCCTGCTCGACGGCCGCGCTTGGACCGCGACCGAACTGGCCCGCTACGCCGGGGTCTCGGCATCGACCGCGACCTCCCATCTGAACCTGCTCGTGGGTGGCGGGCTCCTCGTCGAGGAGCGGCACGGACGCCATCGCTACCTGCGGATCACCGACCGCACGGTGATGGAGCTGATCGAGAGCCTCGCCGAGTTGGCCCCGCGGCGGCCGGTCCGACCGCGTTCACTGACCGCCGCCACCGGTAACCAGGCGCTGCTCCATGCCCGGTTGTGCTACGACCACCTCGCCGGAACGGTCGCTTTGGCTATCACCGACGCGATGGTGGAACGCGGGCTGCTCGACTGGGACCCCGAGCCGGGACTGACCGACGCGGGCGCGGCCTGGCTCGCCGACGTCGGCGTCCCCCTACCGAGCTCGTCGCGTCGACCGCTGGTGCGCGCCTGTCTGGACTGGACCGAGCGCCGCCCCCACCTGGCCGGGGCGGTCGGGTCCGCCCTGTGTGCCCACGCGTTGGCCTCGGGCTGGGTCAAACGGGTCGGCACGACCCGCGCGCTCACGGTGACCTCGATCGGCCGGCAGGCCCTCCACGACCATCTCGACCTGCCGCTGACCGATCTCTGA
- a CDS encoding ASCH domain-containing protein: protein MNARPNTETGVRAREMNLYRRYFDLVASGRKTIEVRVQYPNLRSLAAGDHIRFICGTDDALTRVKRVARYTSFEQMLDTEGPARVNPDSPREQQLANIRRIYGPEKEALGVLAIEIELV, encoded by the coding sequence ATGAACGCCCGCCCCAACACCGAGACCGGCGTGCGCGCCCGCGAGATGAACCTCTACCGCCGCTACTTCGACCTGGTCGCCTCCGGCCGCAAAACCATCGAGGTCCGAGTCCAGTACCCCAACCTGCGCAGCCTGGCCGCCGGCGACCACATCCGCTTCATCTGCGGCACCGACGACGCCCTGACCCGCGTCAAGCGCGTCGCCCGCTACACCTCCTTCGAGCAGATGCTCGACACCGAGGGACCCGCACGGGTCAACCCCGACAGCCCGCGCGAGCAGCAACTCGCCAACATCCGCCGAATCTACGGACCCGAGAAGGAAGCCCTCGGCGTCCTGGCCATCGAGATCGAACTCGTCTGA
- a CDS encoding AAA family ATPase has protein sequence MDLAALIDASGPPRRYVITGGPSAGKEAVLNEFAERSIPATEGEPAREIYRAHRERLGRHLQVGDRREYSREVLAAFVQEYAAHKHGLRFYNRGIPDGYGWDAFFGLSPYAELEEAARIYRYDAVFVLDPLDSFTAEDDLVFAQDREIRRVHELIVQGYYDTGYRPIFIPADDPAKRVDQILANVSAPTA, from the coding sequence ATGGACCTGGCCGCACTGATCGACGCATCCGGGCCACCTCGCCGTTACGTGATCACCGGCGGGCCGTCCGCCGGCAAGGAGGCCGTGCTCAACGAGTTCGCCGAACGCTCGATCCCGGCCACCGAGGGCGAGCCGGCCCGTGAGATCTACCGTGCGCACCGCGAGCGCCTGGGCCGCCACCTTCAGGTCGGTGACCGCCGCGAGTACTCGCGTGAAGTCCTAGCCGCGTTCGTACAGGAATACGCCGCTCACAAGCACGGTCTGCGGTTCTACAACCGTGGCATTCCCGACGGCTACGGCTGGGACGCCTTCTTCGGCCTGTCTCCGTACGCCGAACTGGAGGAAGCCGCCAGGATCTACCGCTACGACGCCGTGTTCGTCCTGGACCCGCTGGACTCCTTCACCGCCGAGGACGACCTGGTGTTCGCGCAGGACCGGGAGATCCGCCGCGTCCACGAACTGATCGTCCAGGGCTACTACGACACGGGATACCGCCCGATCTTCATCCCGGCCGACGACCCCGCCAAACGCGTCGACCAAATCCTCGCCAACGTGTCCGCACCCACCGCCTAG